In Acinetobacter sp. C32I, one genomic interval encodes:
- a CDS encoding putative solute-binding protein: MRKIICMILFGLMTTASWAVEQSWCVFDPLSTQGDISRRLQDIRLYAQQNQVQLSFQTFKNEKKAIQAFDQRKCSGLVASNFNTYRYNRFMGTSGGIGLIPNNRVARTFLQLLNNSNVEKRMLSGDYEVLGMIPIGTAYMIMNTQQINKVSQLKNKSIGILENNPPQQALVQSVGAKPVYVDFSNAVESFKQKKIDILAAPAYGILPYNLKKEFGADTQVVNFPMAYFAMNIVIRPQGYPAGFGHQIRSWFVRNSNVLAAQAIQWENHLPAYYWADISGYEKQGYDAMVVKIRNRYVDSGYYDAYFVSLIKRLRCLDDPKYLECR; the protein is encoded by the coding sequence ATGAGAAAAATAATTTGCATGATCTTATTCGGATTGATGACAACCGCAAGTTGGGCTGTGGAACAGTCTTGGTGCGTGTTTGATCCTTTAAGTACACAGGGTGATATCAGTCGTCGTTTACAGGACATTCGTCTGTACGCACAACAAAATCAAGTTCAGTTAAGCTTTCAAACCTTTAAAAATGAAAAGAAGGCCATACAGGCATTTGATCAGCGTAAATGTTCAGGCTTGGTGGCATCCAATTTTAATACCTATCGCTATAACCGTTTTATGGGCACAAGTGGGGGGATTGGACTGATTCCGAATAATCGTGTGGCTCGGACATTTTTACAACTACTGAATAATTCAAATGTCGAAAAACGTATGCTGAGTGGAGATTATGAAGTGTTGGGCATGATCCCGATTGGGACAGCCTATATGATCATGAATACCCAACAGATTAATAAAGTGTCTCAGTTAAAGAATAAAAGCATTGGAATTTTAGAAAATAATCCGCCACAGCAGGCATTGGTACAAAGTGTCGGTGCAAAACCAGTCTATGTTGATTTTTCCAATGCGGTGGAATCTTTTAAGCAGAAAAAAATTGATATTTTGGCTGCACCTGCTTATGGAATATTACCGTATAACTTGAAAAAGGAATTTGGTGCAGACACACAGGTCGTCAACTTCCCTATGGCATATTTTGCGATGAATATCGTGATTCGGCCACAAGGTTACCCCGCGGGCTTCGGTCATCAAATACGCTCTTGGTTTGTACGCAACAGCAATGTGCTTGCTGCACAAGCCATTCAATGGGAAAACCATTTACCAGCTTATTACTGGGCGGATATCTCAGGTTATGAGAAACAGGGCTATGATGCGATGGTAGTGAAGATTCGAAACCGTTATGTCGACTCTGGTTATTATGATGCGTATTTTGTATCGCTCATTAAACGACTGCGATGTTTGGATGATCCGAAGTATTTAGAGTGTCGTTAG
- a CDS encoding SDR family NAD(P)-dependent oxidoreductase codes for MHILFIGYGKTSQRVAKHLFEQGHHISTISRSEKTDCYATHYIQDVQHLNLTGLAPIDVVYVILAPSESGIDAYQQTYVDSVAPIVAALKGHAVQRIVIVSSTRVYGENAGERIDDESLIQPADEQGSILREMELLWQAHYPQQSIIVRPTGIYGTSIARLKKLAEQTSTYPAVHFSNRIHIDDLAKFLAGLINLAKVESSYIVSNNIPLPMHEIVLWFQQQLQLPSLKLLTQQQTGKRIYATRLSDTGFRFDHLICFNDYAAALLAHSNEK; via the coding sequence ATGCATATTTTATTTATTGGTTATGGTAAAACATCTCAGCGTGTCGCTAAACACTTATTTGAGCAAGGTCACCACATTAGCACAATAAGTCGTAGTGAAAAAACAGATTGTTACGCGACCCATTATATTCAGGATGTGCAACACCTAAATTTGACAGGCTTAGCCCCGATTGATGTGGTCTATGTGATTTTGGCGCCCTCAGAAAGTGGGATTGATGCTTATCAACAAACTTATGTCGACAGTGTGGCACCGATTGTTGCAGCACTTAAAGGACATGCTGTGCAACGAATCGTGATCGTGTCCTCGACTCGGGTGTATGGCGAAAATGCAGGAGAGCGAATTGATGATGAATCGCTGATACAGCCTGCTGATGAGCAAGGGAGCATTCTTCGGGAGATGGAATTACTTTGGCAAGCGCATTATCCGCAACAAAGTATTATTGTGCGTCCTACAGGAATCTATGGAACTTCAATCGCTCGGCTAAAAAAGCTGGCTGAGCAAACATCGACTTATCCTGCAGTGCATTTTAGTAACCGTATTCATATTGATGATTTAGCAAAATTTTTAGCCGGATTGATTAATTTAGCTAAAGTTGAATCAAGCTATATTGTTAGTAATAATATACCTTTACCTATGCACGAAATTGTTCTCTGGTTTCAACAACAGCTACAGCTCCCCAGCTTGAAACTATTGACACAACAACAGACAGGCAAGCGGATCTATGCCACCCGATTATCGGATACGGGGTTTCGATTTGACCATTTGATTTGCTTTAATGACTATGCTGCTGCTTTATTGGCACATAGTAATGAAAAATAA